A stretch of Ascochyta rabiei chromosome 6, complete sequence DNA encodes these proteins:
- a CDS encoding Aquaporin-1: MAGVLYTGGSLNPARSFGPDVATRTFDGYHWIYWVGPLLGSLLAVLLYRLLKMLEYETANPDADGDGRHIDVYDHRSSSGQYEEPVTTTRGAGATDGTTDSMDFASQIRGAKHGPKHNAAFTHNQTDSVAMAEPMPAFHQGHDGHRSQSALNSPIRQHHEAVSECSYHSGPSAETGSS, encoded by the exons ATGGCAGGTGTGTTATACACTGGTGGGTCTCTCAACCCAGCACGTTCGTTCGGTCCCGATGTTGCTACCAGAACGTTTGACGGCTACCATTGGATCTACTGGGTGGGACCACTCCTCGGCTCTCTTCTCGCCGTCTTGCTTTACCGTCTTCTCAAGATGCTCGAGTACGAGACTGCCAACCCCGACGCAGATGGTGATGGTCGTCACATAGATGTGTACGACCATAGAAGCTCTTCCGGTCAGTACGAGGAACCCGTCACAACGA CCCGTGGTGCTGGCGCTACTGACGGCACGACCGACTCCATGGACTTCGCATCTCAAATTCGTGGTGCAAAGCACGGGCCCAAGCACAACGCTGCCTTCACCCACAACCAGACAGACTCTGTTGCCATGGCAGAGCCTATGCCAGCCTTCCACCAGGGCCATGATGGCCATCGCTCTCAGTCCGCTCTCAACTCACCGATTCGCCAGCACCACGAGGCCGTATCTGAATGCAGCTATCACAGTGGTCCCAGCGCAGAGACTGGTTCATCGTAG